CAAAAGTGAAGGCCAAAACGTATTTAAAAAGGACAATCATGCCTTCAAGGCTTTCGACATTTAGCTGTTCCTTTAAGATTTGCCTGGACTTCATTCCGATTTTCTTACCCAAAATCAAAGGAATAATTGAGGCCAAACTCATGACCCCCAGTCCCCCTATTTGGATTAGGATAATGATTAAAATGTGGCCGTAGGTGTTCCAATGTTCAAGAGTGTTAACGGGAGTAAGGCCTGTTACACAAGAGGCACTTGCCGCTACAAATAAAGAGTCGACCAAGGGTGTCGCCTGGCCAGATTTGGTGAAAAATGGGAGGGATAAAAGTAAACCGCCCGCAGTAATAAGGATAGCAAAACCCAGACTCAAGACCATTGGCGGGTTAAGGCTAATCTTATCGTATAATTTATTGATAAAGTTTCTGTTCATAATAGCTCCTAAAATTCTTGCCTGTAGAGCAATTTTACCCCTCAAATCCTATTGGTCAAAGGGATTGTAAACTTATTCTTAGAATGAAAACTATGGAAAGAAGTTTTTTCTTGTATAATATTTTTAAGGAGGATTTATGAAAAAAATTTTTATAACACTAGCAATTATTTTGGGGATTTTTATCCCACAAAGCGCCCACGCTGACGAATTTAGGGAAATATCAATAGAGGCAAATATAGATGAAAAAGGCATCGGCTCCATTGAAGAGGTTTGGAAAATCAACGAAACCAACGAAGATTATACAGAAAGATACAAGACCATAAATAACCTAAGAGGACTAAAAATCGAAGACTTTAGCCTAGAGGCCTTTGGCAAAACCTTCGAAAATAGGGATCCTTGGGATACAGACCTAGATTTTGACGAAAAGGCCTACAAGTCCGGCGTCATCACAAGGGGCGAGGACGAAGTCGAGCTTTGTTGGGGCATTTCAAATTATGCTGACAATACCTATAAGCTAAAATACAAAATAAATCCTCTAGCAATCGGATTAAAGGATTCAGACATGGTGTTTTTCACCTTTGTCGGAGATAATTTTGACCCTGAGCCTGAGAAAGTAAATATCAAAATTACGGGCTATAAACCATTTTCAGATATAAAGTTTTGGGCCTTTGGCCTTAGGGGTGCTATCCACGAAGAAAATGGTCAAATCATCCTAGAATCAACTGGAGACATATCATATACAACAGTCATGGTGAAATTCCCAAAGGGAACTTTTGCCACTTCCTACAGGGAAGATAAAAATTTCGCCGACTACGCCAACCAGGCAGTCAAGGGGTCAAAATGGGAAGAAAATGAAGGAACCGCCTATAAAATTCCTTTACCAATCTGGGCCAAGGCCTTGATAGGAACAGGAATAGGAGTGGGTCTTATTATAATATTTTCATTAATCAGAGCAGGGGCCCTAACATTTGACAAAAAAGCCCTAGCCAACGCCAAAGACCTCCCACATCCAAAAGATTTCAAAGATAAGTATTACAGGGGCCTTCC
This genomic window from Anaerococcus murdochii contains:
- a CDS encoding DUF2207 family protein, which translates into the protein MKKIFITLAIILGIFIPQSAHADEFREISIEANIDEKGIGSIEEVWKINETNEDYTERYKTINNLRGLKIEDFSLEAFGKTFENRDPWDTDLDFDEKAYKSGVITRGEDEVELCWGISNYADNTYKLKYKINPLAIGLKDSDMVFFTFVGDNFDPEPEKVNIKITGYKPFSDIKFWAFGLRGAIHEENGQIILESTGDISYTTVMVKFPKGTFATSYREDKNFADYANQAVKGSKWEENEGTAYKIPLPIWAKALIGTGIGVGLIIIFSLIRAGALTFDKKALANAKDLPHPKDFKDKYYRGLPYEGHIENLAYLIKQIPIIGGDLGTAYMNVFILKWAMEGHIDLGDGEPGFLESQAIKILSKPEDMGNIEKSIFEMLYKASLRKNGERLTDYDFSKYLKAKKDDIDNIYDDLEDKSIEALKNAGYIEDYEYEKTFLNSRKTGKELRITDTGLKLYENILGFKSYLRDYAEVGTKAPEEIKNWKDYLLYSILLNVDSNFQSFVDENYKEEPYFIYHPYFYTNAGSYSKSINQSYANATGFSNAGFGGQTSVGGGGGSFGGGGGGGR